One Falsarthrobacter nasiphocae DNA segment encodes these proteins:
- a CDS encoding FitA-like ribbon-helix-helix domain-containing protein translates to MSSIVVRGLDPGVKERLAAQAKEHGRSMEAEVRAILTAAARRPHVGMALLAAGQAAGGIAEFNVPERNDVARWVEFE, encoded by the coding sequence ATGTCATCCATAGTGGTCCGGGGGCTCGACCCTGGCGTGAAGGAGCGGCTGGCTGCTCAAGCAAAGGAGCACGGCCGGTCAATGGAGGCCGAGGTCCGAGCCATTCTCACTGCGGCCGCCCGGCGGCCCCATGTCGGAATGGCCTTGCTGGCCGCGGGGCAGGCGGCCGGGGGGATCGCGGAGTTCAATGTTCCTGAACGCAATGACGTCGCGCGTTGGGTGGAATTTGAATGA